The DNA window ATTATAGCCGTGAAACTGGTTCAGGTCCTATGGGTAAGCTTATCTTATACTCCTAAGATTCTTATCATCTAGGAAGCTTGTAAGTGAATTATACAACATAAGCTTGATTTCATAACCTGGTGGATTTCCTGTAATTCATCTTGTTTGCTCGAATGATGCTTTCATGACGACTGTTCTCAGTAAGTAACTTAGAAGCATGAAATTTGATGATATGTAATAGTATCCCCATTCTACTTGTAGATTCCAAGCTGTTTTTTTACCCATTCATATGTAATATTGTTATTTTATCTCATCAGAGAGTTTGGCGAAGTTTCCTCGAAGAACGAATCATTCACCTGGATTTCAAGGACAACAACCTCCACAGCCTGACAGTCAGCTACAACAGCAACAGCAGCAAACAGGTCAAAACTCAAACAACGATAGTTCTGCTGCGGCTGCTGCTACACTTGCTTCTGCTGCTGGTACTCCTGGTGTTAATAATCCTGCGAACTCAGCTACCGCTACTGCATCTACCAGTACAATTGTCGGCCTTCTTCATCAAAATTCAATGAATTCTCGGCAGCAAAATCCAATGTCCGGTATTAACAGCCCTTACGGTGGTAATAGTGTTCAAATGCCATCTCCAGGATCGGCAAACACCATGCCACAGTCTCAACCACCTCTATCCACTTTCCATTCCTCGACACTGCCGACATCTAATAATCAACAACTAGCTTCACATGGTCCATTATCGGGTGGTCATGTGAATTCTGTGAGTTCGCCAAATATTTCAATGCCACAACCTACTCTTTCTGGTGATGCAGATGCAAATGATTCACAGAGTTCCGTCCAAAAAATTATACACGACATGATGATGTCTTCTCagcttggtggtggtggtatgGGGATGACGGGTGGTGATGTGAAAAATGTGAATGGAATGTTCTCAACAGGCAGCAATGGCAGTGTTAGTGGGGGCAATATACTCGTAGGAACTGGAGTTGCTAATGGTAACCCCGGTACTGGTGTTTCAGGGTTTGGGAGTATGGGCAACGGACTAGGCCAATCTGCCATGGTAAATGGGATCCGAGCAGCACTTGCTAATAACTCCCTTTCCATGAATGGGAGAGTAGCCATGGCAATGGCACGAGAGCAGGGCATGAATTCACAACAGCAGGATATGAGCAACCAACTGCTTGCCGGTGGTCTCAGTGCAGTTAATGGTTTCAATAACCTTCAATTTGACTGGAAAGCATCTCCATGACAAGTCTTACATAATTTTGTGGCATTGGACTAACGGCTGTTTGTGCAGCGTAGAGGAGTGAGTCTGTTGGTTGGGGATCGGATATTCGTATAGTgagaaaagaagagaaatggTTTGTGAGTGTGCATCCCTCCCTCCATGTTGTTGTACTAGTCTCAAAGAAAGCAAATGGTAAAGACATAGGTTTTCTTGATTGAATGATACACGTGATTCCCAGCGTTTTCTCGACTAACAGTTTCGGGGCAAAAACAGCTGGAGTGGCGCATGGCCACCGGAACGTGCTTGTATTGCCATCTCAATATTTGAGGCGTCTGCCAAACTCCGGTGCGGTTGCTGGTTCTTCCCCTTGGCTCCCCAATATGTGAGTGTATATAGTTTTGGATTGCCTTGAAGCCAAGTTTTATTGTAGAATTTTCTTATACTTGTCCTGCTCAGAATTTGTTTACAGTAGTTTTATTCCCATAATCATCTTTCACTCAGCCATACATATACTAATCTCTGCTATTATTGGCggctttttctcttttttgagTTGAGCTAGTTGGTTGAACCTTAAAAGACTCTTGAACTAGGAGTGAGAATTCATTGGTCTAGATATAACACGTGGACGGTGTTATATGGTTTGTCCTActaattattgatttattttgattttacagctaaactaattaatttgttttgatATCACAATCAATCAAATGTTTCAAATGTCAATCAAATTGATTGATGTCACATAGTAGTAGATAAGGCCATTCACAACGCTGTttctataccgttccttaaactactatgtgcaggtctcactgtactttttaactCCATTTCTTAattaaggaacggaacctgtaATCCTCCGTTCCTTATCCGTTTCTTaatcgttccttaaattactattcattcaatttcattttttatttttatttttattttcaattcaattcaattaacacaaacatacttcattaaacaTTACTAATTGgaataacaaaattataaagaagaataataaaacattaaaCATTACTAATTGGAATAACACATTACTCAATTCAATTAAcccaaacacacttcattaagcATTAAACATTACTAATTGGAATAACAAAACATTATTAAAAACCAaacccttcttcttcttcctcaaccTCCTCCACCACTGCGCTGCTCACCCCGACGCCACCCCCCTCCTCACCTTCAAATCCACCGCCGACCCCTCCAACTCCCTCCTCCGCACGACgcagtgggcgtcacgcacacGCAGGGgtgagccacgtcgccgaagcgcgtggcggcacacaccgtgccgcgtctcgtgcCGGCGGCACCCGGAACGACATGGGAACGACACGCCGACGGAAcgcagcgccgcaacgcgtcgcgcgccggtttcgttccgccggaacgaaacgcggaacgGCCGCGACCCGCAACACGGCCGCgacccgcgttgcgggtgctctaatgaGCGATATCGATAATATTATATTGAAGAATTACAGTCgtttaatttttaatacaaCGAGATGGAAGAAGACGAGAAAGGAGAAACAAAGAGTGAAGATAGTATAACaaatgaatttatttaatttagtacaAGATGACGTGGTTCGCCGCCTATAGTGTGGCGTTGTATTGTATATTTAACATCTGATGATAGTGCCAACTGCTACGTAAATAAGTTATTAAACTATGTCGATGCCATAATTAgaacaaaataatagtatagtTTAAAGCTAGTCTGCAAGATTAAATTTTGACGTAAATTTAAGATTTTACATGTATACCCCTAATATTTTGATATACTATGCACTTATTGGAATCTCATTTCAGATTCCACTCCTTTTCCCATAAACGTAAAGCTTTCATGTTTTGAGGCTAATTCCTTTTCTTAATTCTTAATTTAGGGAGACTAGTCATAAAACTCAAACTTTGctattgattgaatgaaaaaCGTCTTATTATTTGACCCaattaatgattttatgaagacctttgtttTAAGAACAGAGCTTTAAAACACAAACACAGTCGATATCAAAATACGAGAAGAAACACTATTTACAATAATattacattgaaataaaaagtaACACATAGTTAAAAGCAACACATAGTTAGTCATTACATATCATAAAGTCATACacctaactaactaactaactaaccaaCCAACCATTTATCTCCATGCTGAACTGACTATCAATGTCTTCTCTTCCCATCCAAAATGCAGCGCCCCTTTCTCCTCTTTCACCTTATACCTATCCGAGTACTGCTGTATGAGTTTATCGATCTCGCCCCGCACGTCCCGACTAATCCCGCACGTGGTGAACCCGGCCATGGTCATCCTCGACCTCCACTTCCCGGCCACCTCGTACCGCTCTATCCTCTCCTCCCCCTCGCACGCCACCACATTGATGATGTCGCGGGCGAGGCAGTGCTTCTCGACGTTCATCCGGTCCTGGCTGTCCCTCGCCAGAGTTGCGTCGAGAGACTCGAACACGGCGGCGTAGTAATTGTAAGCTTCCGCGAACCTCTGCGGGAAAGGGGAGGTGTTCGTGTTCACGTCCTGCTCGACAACAGTCATGAGCTTCGGTTTCAAGCCCTTGATCATCCGGAGAAGCTGGTCGCGGAGGTTCACGGTCGACACGCTCTCGTCGGGGAGGTGGTGGAGCAGGAAGGCGAAGTTCACGACGAGTGCCTCGCCTGGCCGGCAGCCGAGCACGGAAGGCGAAACGAGAGCGGTTTCCGCAGGTACGGCTTTGAACTCAAAGGAGAGTTTCAGCTGTTTAGCGAGAAGCTCCAGTCTCTGCCCTATAATTGCTAGGCCCCCAACAGGCCGTTGAACCGATTCCGGGTCGTCGACTCCGGTCAGCCGTACGTGCGGACGGTCACCGGGAGTTTTTGCAAGCGTTTGCAGCAGAGTGTAGTACTGACTACCTTGGTTCACATCAAAATCCACAATGTGAACTCTTTTTTCACCTCTAAATGCCTCGAGAATCGAACCGTTTGCCGCCATGAAACCGAAGCGAAAGCACGGACACACCTCGAAAAGGACCTGCATAGCTGAGAGGCGGTCGGACGACGGGGCATCTTTGCATTTCAGCGCCCGGTAGAGGCCTTTCCCCGACATTGCCATCCGAGCGACGAGAGCTTCAACCAAGTAAGCTGCAATTCGCTCTGAAGGGTCTCCCTGGATCGAGACGTGCTGCCTGAGAACATTGATCATGCTCGATGCTCGCTTGAAATCTCCGCTATGGACGACAGCAGCACACTCGAGAAGCATATGCTTACGGGACAGTGGACCGGAGATCACCATATCCTTACTGCTGGTTGTGCTGCTGAGATTAGAATCAGAGGACGAAGATCCCTTCGGTGAGTCAAAAAAATCACCATCAATTTCCATGGCAGCACCGTTATCATCAAGAAGCGCCTTCTCGAGTTCTTGAAGCTTTAACATCAACTTATCTTCATCATACTCTACTTCACGGGGACTATCCAATTCAGAGGCGTAATCAAACTGATACGAGTTGTGCGTTGATTCCACCAACGAGGTACGCTGAGAAGACGGGGACTGAAATGGATTGCCTATCACATCAGAACTTGATGGTGAGTCGAGGAAATATTTCGGATCGTAACTGTCACTGCTGTACGAGTATAAACTGGATGTTGACAGCCCCGAGCTTTCGTTGTCATCTTTCAGTGAGTACAGCTCAGGCCTCCTAAACAACGCAGCAGACCCGACCAAAGACATGTTCGATTCCCGATTCAAACTAAAGCAGCAAGAAGCTCGTTGCACAACGTAAGAAACTAATCTCCTCCCAACAAGGTGCCAGATGTTCCTCCAGATGATATGATTACTGAAGAGGAAGCATATATTAACACAAGCAAATAAACACTTTTTGTTAACatgaaaacacataattaaacaTCTAATTACTGAAATGCTTGGTGAAATTCCTCAATTTCACTAAATctcacatatacacacacagaCACAGAAACACAGAtaatatagttttttttttctttcaatttctAGTAAGTTTTTCTCCGTAATGAGGTCAGGCCGATTCTCTATTAATAATAGAGTacccttttttttctcttcgtCTCTCTTTCACtgtactaattttgcattaaaactcactACGTCCAATGCCAAGACTATTGGCAATGGACGAAGAAAGTAACAAATAGTACTACGCAATTTCTGCAATAATTTGCAAGAAAAGTGGAATTTGATAcatcttcaaaataaaaactcaaaattGAACAAGAATCTCCATGTAATGTCAATTAACTTCTTGAAAAGCAAACCTAAACCAAACTCAATCAAAATAGTCAAAAGAATCACAGATTATAAGCTAAAAGTGGGGGTTTAATAATCAATTTACCAGTTCACAGAGATAGGGAAGCTCAGATGATCAAATCAGCAGCAATTAAAAATCTGCAAATccctaaataaaaaaaagggctCAGAATTGGATTTGAGGTCTTCACATATATAATAACCTTTCAACAATGAAAAATTGGTGGATTTTGAAGTTTGGTTGGTTGAAAAGCAACAAGCAGACAAACCAAAAGTCCAAGCAATAATATCAAATTACCAATAATCAAAAGGGGAAAACTTCGTTAAAGATGCAAGGGGAATTTAGTGATGCGAAGAGTCTGAAGAAATTAttataatgaataaaatatgattatGACATGAAGAGAAGAAAATCAAAGTCCTCTAGAAGAGGAAGAACTTTCTTACCACTATCATTCCTTGGTTTCTCTCTCTCGATAGAAACTCGTGTGATTTTGATGAATTTCTTGGTTTGTTTACCCTTTTATCGTTGCAAGTGTTTTGTCTACCAAACTTGGGGTGACCCCACTCGATCAATCTTCGCCATTGAATTTTCATCCAAATGCTTCTTATGACATAAGCATTCTGGTACAGAATTGGGGTCCCCGATGATCGGAACGGCGACCGGAATTCGACCAATACAAAAGGAACTAGTCGGAGAGAGAGACGAGTGAGGGGAAATAGGATTTTGCATTAATTCAAAACATAAGGAAGAAATACATCGGAAATGCAGCTCATATATTGAGCGTGCGTACAATTCATCACAGCTCAGCAACAAACTAACTAACTCTCAATTCTCTATTCCGCGCTCATGGCATGATTTCATCCCATTCGATCCACGTGTGTATGCATCCATGCACACTTATTTAGCTTTGATTCCCTACTGCGCTTATTGAGAAGCTCATCCACGTATCAAATCTCCCCTTCCCAAAATAAACCTTGACCTCAAGGTTGAAAATGAGGAAACCTCTCCTGAAGATCATGCAAGTACTCCCAAGTAGCATCTTCCGGGAAGGAATTTTCCCAATGTACAAGAACTTGAGTAGCCGGTCGATTGCCTCGTTTCACCAACCTGCGCTCCAAAATCTGGACCGGCTCAATGAAAGTGGAGTTACCCACCGTGGGCAGCGAGCCATGAAGCTGACCTAAGGGCCCcaacttcttcttcaattgagAGACGTGGAAAACAGGATGAATCTTGCAGTCGGCTGGGAGCTGCAGTTTGTAAGCTACGACACCATATTTATCCACCACCTTAAAGGGACCAAAGTAGCGAGGACTCAACTTCTGAAACTGGCGATCACGCAAGGTATTCTGTCGGTAAGGCTGAAGTTTCAGATAAACCCAGTCACCTATTGAAAATTGCCTCTCCGAGCGATGTTTATCATGTTGTTGCTTCATGCGTTCCTGGGCGCTGAGTAGATGATGCTTCAAAACCTCCATCATAGCGTCGCGCGCGACCAAACTCTCATTCACATCATGAACAGCTGAGGTACCTTTGAAGTATGGAATATGAACCGGAGGAGGATACCCGTACAAAGCTTCAAAAGGAGTCATCTCAATAGCCGAATGAAAAGAGGTATTGTACCAAAACTCAGCCAAGCTCAACCACTTGCTCCAAGTAGTTGGTTGATCTCCACACATACATCGCAAATAAGTCTCCAAACATCTATTCACCACCTCCGTTTGGCCATCGGATTGAGGGTGATAAGCCGTCGACATGTGTAACTCAACCCCCTGGAGTTTGAAGAAGTCAGACCAGAACTGACTCATGAAAACCTTATCTCTGTCACTTATGAGGATGGTAGGTAGTCCGTGTAGTTTGAATACATAATCAAGGAAGGCCTGAGCTACAGTCAAAGCTGTGTAAGGGTGAGCAAGACTTAGGAAATGAGCATATTTGGTGAGGCGGTCGACCACCACTAAAATAGTGGATTTTCCTTGAGATAATGGCAGACCCTCGATGAAGTCTAGACTGACATGAGACCATGCTTCATCAGGGATTGGGAGAGGCTGTAGCAAGCCCGGATAAGCACTATTATCATACTTAAACCTCTGGCAAACATCACACTCGCTGATGTATTTCCTGATATGCTTCTCCATATGAGGCCAATAAAACAGAGAAGTGAGCCGTTTATAAGTAGCAAGGATGCCTGAGTGGCCAGCTGCACTGGAGTTGTGAAATAGCTGGATGAGCTTGAGCCGCAAAGCCTCATCATTTCCAACCACCAACCTACCTTTCCTTCTCAACTGGGCTCCAATCCAAGAAAATTTAGAATTTTTCTTAGGATCCTGCTGTAGCTCACTGATCAGAGCTTGTAACTGAGGATCAGAGCTCCAAGTGGCTTCTATCAGCGGATATAAATCTGTGGAGATTGTAGTAATAGCCATACAAAAAACCTCAGAGGAGTGGAGCCTAGATAAAGCATCCGCAACTAGATTTTCAGAGCCCTTCTTGTAAGTTATCTCAAAATCAAAAGCCATGAGTTTAGAAAGCCAACTCAATTGCCCGGGGGTAGTAAGCTTTTGCTTAAGTAGATGAGCCAGAGTCTTATGATCTGTGCGTACTTCAAATGGTTTGTTGCCTAGATAATGACTCCAATGAGTCACTGCAAATACAATAGCTAGCAACTCTTTATCATAAACTGAGAGGAGTTTGTGTTTTGGAGATAGAGACTTGCTTATAAAAGCAAGGGGATGGTTCTTCTGCATCAACACAGCCCCAATCCCATAGCTTGAAGCATCGGTTTCTATGACAAATGGAAGGGAAAAATCAGGTAGAGCAAGAACTGGAGGGGACATCATAGCCCTTTTTAGTTCCAAAAATGCCTTCTCTGCATCCTCACTCCAAAGGAAGGCATCCTTTTTCAACAAATCAGTAAGGGGTCGGCTAATGATGCCATAATTCCTGATAAACTTTCTATAATATCCAGTAAGTCCAAGGAACCCCCTGAGTTTTGAAATGTCAGTAGGTACAGGCCAATCTTGCATGGCTCTGAGCTTCTTAGGGTCAGTTGCTACCCCCTCCTTGGATATGATATGGCCCAGGTACTCGATCTTCTCCTGAGCAAACTCACACTTGCTTCTCTTAGCAAAAAGTGAATGCTCCTTCAGTTTAGCAAAGACTTGTTCAAGATGAAGCAAGTGAGTCTCATGGTCACCACTGTATACAAGTATATCATCAAAAAATACTAGCACAAACCTTCTCAGATAAGGTCTAAAAATATCATTCATCAAGCTTTGAAAGGTTGCAGGGGCATTGGTAAGTCCAAAGGGCATAACAGCAAACTCGTAGTGCCCATCATGGGTTCGGAAGGCAGTTTTAGGGATGTCATCCAGCTCCATTCTAatctgatggtacccagacctgaGATCGATTTTAGAGAAGACAGAAGCACCATGAAGTTCCTCCAATAGCTCTTCAATCAGGGGAATTGGGTACTTATCCTTAACAGTCAGCTTATTCACCCTTCTAtaatccacacacattctccaTGTCCCATCCTTTTTCTTCACAAGCACCACTGGAGAAGAGAAGGGGCTAGTACTTGGTCGAATGAAGCCCTGCTGTAACAGATCAGCCACTTGTTTCTCAAGGATATTTTTCTGTATGGCTGTGTGTCTATAGGGTCTGCAATTGACCGGGGAAGCTCCATTTGTAAGAATAATTCGATGATTATGTGATCTCATAGGAGGGAGAGTGGTAGGTTCTGCAAAGACCTCAGGCTGATCATCAATGAAGGATTGAATGAACTGTGGAATGGCCTTAACACCTGCATCTGTGCCAGCCAAGGTTAACAGCTCAGAGTGACCATTATTAGTAACTTCAATACAGCACAACTGAATTCCGTCACCATGAGTGAGTAACTTATTCATCTCTTTCTCAGATACTTCAGATATACTCTGATTTGATTGGCCTCCTCGTAGCACATATCTCTTCCCATTCAAATTAAAATCCATAGTTAAAGTCTTAAAATCCCACTGGATAGCACCCAGAGTCTCAAGCCACTGAATTCCCAATACCATGTCACAATTTCCCAGAGGAAGCAATAAGACATCAGTAGTAAATGTAGTACCCCTCAGCACCCACTTCATTCCTCTACACATCGAGTCACACTCCAAACTATTGCCATCTGCCACATCCACCATCACAGATTTCACCCGAGTAAGTTGAAGCCCCAACTTCTGAGCTAAACGAATGTCCAGAAAGTTGTGTGTACTTCCAGAATCAATGAGGATATGCAAAGCCTTCCTACCAACCCTTCCCGTGATCCGCATAGTTTTGTACCCTCTAGAAGTTGAGCCACTTATAGCATGAATGGAAATAAGAGGATTATCATCCTCTGTTACTTCTTCATCATTGTTAGCATAAGAATCCATTACCAATTCCTCAGTCCCATCCTCAATCTCCAACAAGTAAAGTTGCTTCCTAGCACATCTATGCCCTCTCTCAAATTTCTCATTGCACCCATAACAAAGCCCCTGGGCTCTTTTCTCTGCCATCTCCTCTGGAGTTAAAAATCGTCTACTCTTAATTTTAGGCACAGTAGGGGTAGGGAGTAAAGGAGAGTTGTAAGAGGCAGATGTTTCTCCAGCAAAAACACCAGAATTGATTCGTTTAGGAACTTGAGAGAACCCCTCCCTCGCCGGAGTAGACAACTCCTGGAGTCTAGCGAGAGCGTAAGCATGAACAAGAGTCTGAGGCATGAATAAACGGACAGCCTTTTGCACATGAGGGTGTAAGCCATTGATAAAGTGACTGATAGCATACGATTCAGGAATAGTAACACGACCCAAAAACAACTCAAAACGATCGTGGTATTCAGCGAACGAACCTGACTGTTTGAGGGAAAGTAGCTCCGTCATCGGATCACCCAATAGATGATCACCAAATCGGCCCTCCAATGCTTGAAGAAACAGAGGCCATGGTGTGGCCATGGGCTGCTCCTGATATTTCGCCCAGTTTTGAAACCATTGCCAAGCGCGGCCTTCAAAGTTGATGATCGCCAATCTGACTTTCGAGTCCTCCGGAGTAAGATCCACAGCAAAGAAATGGTCGCAGCGAATGACCCAGCCAGCCAGATCCTCACCAGAGAAAGGAGGAAATCCTATTTTCGACTGACGCGTCGCGAAGTACTGTTGTTGCCTCGCCTGAAATGCCGCGGCACCACCCACTGGTGGAGCGGGAATACCACCACCAGTAGCGACGAATCGGCTCATGATCTCGTTCTGTTGAACTTGCAGAGCTAGGAACTCCTCCCGGAGCTCACGTAGCGTCAGATCGCGCGCGGACTCCGATTGCTCGCGGATTTTATCCAGAACCTCATGTCGGCGATCGGCCTCAGCTAATTTGGCGGTCAGATCCGCCAACGCCGTAGCCAGCATTTCCTCGAGACGGCGATTATCGCCGGAGCGCGTTTCCACCACCATAGGATCGGTGAGACTGATACCACTTGGTACAGAATTGGGGTCCCCGATGATCGGAACGGCGACCGGAATTCGACCAATACAAAAGGAACTAGTCGGAGAGAGAGACGAGTGAGGGGAAAGAGGATTTTGCATTAATTCAAAACATAAGGAAGAAATACATCGGAAATGCAGCTCATATATTGAGCGTGCGTACAATTCATCACAGCTCAGCAACAAACTAACTAACTCTCAATTCTCTATTCCGCGCTCATGGCATGATTTCATCCCATTCGATCCACGTGTGTATGCATCCATGCACACTTATTTAGCTTTGATTCCCTACTGCGCTTATTGAGAAGCTCATCCACGTATCACATTCGCATCACTTTATATTATGAATACCATAGTAGGGATTGATTTAGTGAAAAATCACGAATTTTGGTCGAATTTCGAATTCCAGTAAGTTATTTGTTAACGAGGTTTCAAAATTTGCAATCGTCTCACCTCATTTTTTGTGGGCAAATGCAATGTTAGGGTTATCCACGTTAAAAGTTTTGTTGTAATTGAATAGCGACATACGTATATTAATAAGATAACATCAGCGACTAAATGACATCGCTTTAagttaaaaaactaaaattaaattcatCTCAATTTTCTCGAAATTTGGTTGGGTTgaataattgaaattttttacaACTATGTaatttatcttttaaattttaagaaatgtgagacaaataaaaaattacgttTCTTTGTAGTTTTATAGACATAaccatttttatttatgtgaTAGCATATGCCATCAACTGCATTCGAGAGAGTCAAATACaaatcaacaaaataaaatttgtagggTCGGTGTAATAAAATTTGTAGGATCGGATACACCGAAGAAGGTTGGTATTGTAAATTAAACAATGATGCTATAATCGTTGAGgcaaaaatcgaatttaatagaGTTTGGAGATTAGCAGACAATATTCATTTGTCTAACGCACATACAAGTACATATCTGATTTCAAAGTgcgttttattttatgtaatgcAATTATTATCGAGTGACAAATTGCCACACTTAATCATtacacacaaacaaaaaaaatgtactactactaatatgGAGTACAAATTTGATGATTTGGATTGCATAAAATTTAACTTTGATGAAAAAACACGTCTTCAGTTTCCGCGTGACAGGAATTTCAAAGACGAGGCATTCTAGAAAAAGGAAGAGCCTCATGTAATAAGATGACCTGGTCAACTATTTTCCCAACCTTGTTAGGAGTCAAATGTTAGACAAAATCATGTTCTTAAAGTATGGTATGTTAGTTTTTTTAGTATGAGTCAATATTTtgtaaatactactagtatatacaTTTGGATCCATAAAAAGTACTCCATCAATATATGAGCAAATATGAGTTTAGATTATAGAGCTAACAAATGGTGTGGGATGAGTCGTTTATCAAGTCAAAATAATAAGTAATAACGACCAAGTTCGTTAATATTTAATATCAAATCTGAATAAGATTGTGTTAAAAAAATCTTCAACTCGAATTCAAACCTGACTTGTTATGTTTAAGTCTGACCACAACCTGCACAAGATATGATCCCATTAGCTACACAATCCTGTTTGTGTTGATTCGGCCAAGCTAACCCAACAACAACACAACAATGACATGAACCCGACATGACACGACGCCCACACAATAACAACATGAAACAATTCAGGTATATTGCAGAGGATATATGACTCGATGTCAGTTGGTGGTTGTGTTCGTGGCAATGATGACAATGATTAGATAAGAAGTAGTTTAAACTTGCGGAATTggtgataaaagtgaaatgtaatAGATGAGCCATATAaatagtgaaaaaataaaaatctaacTCTAATAAAGTCagaaagaattaaaaaaataattaaaataattcttATTAACAGGTACTTAATGCATATCCGATTCGAACCAACCTGAAATTAACAAATTGAAAACTGACAATTTTTTGATGATAAAAAGCGTATTATTTTTGTAGTGAATGTTCACTCCCCACATTCCACCACTAGTGTGAAATGAATATTTTTGGGACAGTATTTAGTTTGGTTTATAATAGTGAAATTACCGATCGGATTCAATCATAGTATGGTTGAACAAAAAATGAAGACTCATAATTTCGTAATAATCAATATAGATGCGTTTCTTtcttatccaaaatagaaaacttgaaaaataaaacacaagaaTAATCACTAGTGgaatttgcactgcaaaacaatCAAGTGGTATGTTCACTAAAATCTCTTAGTATTTCATTTTCAACATGCCCCACCTAACCACATCcaaaatgtgtatatatatttagaaataatgtaaaaaaaataatgtgacATGACTCGTGTAGTAAAATACATCTATACGTATATAAAGGGGGAGTTTTGAGGGTATTTATGGAATTATCATTTaagcttaaatatataatttaaatactataatctagatatttaagaataaaactattatataatatttatctagatatATTAATAAAGACTTTGACTAATTTTTAAGAGCATTATAATGAGTAGCCG is part of the Salvia splendens isolate huo1 chromosome 6, SspV2, whole genome shotgun sequence genome and encodes:
- the LOC121809802 gene encoding scarecrow-like protein 1, which codes for MSLVGSAALFRRPELYSLKDDNESSGLSTSSLYSYSSDSYDPKYFLDSPSSSDVIGNPFQSPSSQRTSLVESTHNSYQFDYASELDSPREVEYDEDKLMLKLQELEKALLDDNGAAMEIDGDFFDSPKGSSSSDSNLSSTTSSKDMVISGPLSRKHMLLECAAVVHSGDFKRASSMINVLRQHVSIQGDPSERIAAYLVEALVARMAMSGKGLYRALKCKDAPSSDRLSAMQVLFEVCPCFRFGFMAANGSILEAFRGEKRVHIVDFDVNQGSQYYTLLQTLAKTPGDRPHVRLTGVDDPESVQRPVGGLAIIGQRLELLAKQLKLSFEFKAVPAETALVSPSVLGCRPGEALVVNFAFLLHHLPDESVSTVNLRDQLLRMIKGLKPKLMTVVEQDVNTNTSPFPQRFAEAYNYYAAVFESLDATLARDSQDRMNVEKHCLARDIINVVACEGEERIERYEVAGKWRSRMTMAGFTTCGISRDVRGEIDKLIQQYSDRYKVKEEKGALHFGWEEKTLIVSSAWR